Genomic segment of Primulina tabacum isolate GXHZ01 chromosome 11, ASM2559414v2, whole genome shotgun sequence:
TTGTATTCGAGGaagtttttaataatatttttttcgcACATTAAATATGTTACTCAATGTCAATCTAGTTTgtatttatgttttaattatatagttaaaattctcataataatatttaaaatttaaatatattcattatattatatatataattattaattacataaaataatattgtaTCGTACGTGAAATACTAATATATTTGGTAGAATATTACAGTTGTGCTTCTGGAGCTCGCCGTGATGGCTGATAAAATAGTGTGCGCCACATTAAAAGCGTCCATCTCAATTGTCCCGACTAACCTTGCATCAGCTAGGCTAGCCATCGTTCAAGAACAACGTAAGTTTCCGCTATATACAGCGTCAATAATAACCGATCAACTGATAGCAAATACCATTTCACATTCGCGATCCCTACCGACCACTCACCCAAAATATATAATCCACGTCAATCCACATTGATTTTGGTTGTATGAGCAGGAGGGAGGGGGCAGTCCAACGGACTCGAAGAGGCAACAAAGATGAACTCGGTTAACTCAACCTCTTTGCATTCTCTAGATCCTCCTCCAACTGTAAAAACTTCCCCTCAAATATAAATTACTTCCTCTCCCTTCCCACTATCAACTACCTAGCAAAAAAGATCAATGAACGTCCTGGCCTCCTCCAAATTATATTGCAGTAGAGTATATTTTCCTATATCCAATTTTatgtaatattttatatttttagtttatATCGCGATATTATTCTTTATACTACTATATATCTATAAATCTATTTTATCTAAGTATGCCTTTCCTTACTTTTACCAATGCTATAAtatgttgaattttttttttatgttcctGTAATTTGTTGATGCTTGTGTGATGTTTAGGGTGTGgttaatttatgatatttttttgaataatttttttagtttgTTCAGATCATGTTTCTTTTCAGTTCTACGTCGTTGGGACGTCAAACTACTTGTGCCAACTTTCAATTTTACGTCGAAAGCTTGAGGCATCGTTTTGATCGTTTGCAGTTGCTATTTGAAGTCTTCCttgtgtactgcgttttttGCTTTTTTTGGCTATGGAAACATCACGAGTAGTGTAGTTTGGGCTGTTGGCACTCGATCTACTTTATTGTGTAGGCACCGTCAACAGACGGGCCGTTGCCTTTTATCTTTTTGTATGTGTATGCATCATGAATGCAAAAAATTTTACATTTCTCAGGACACTCCTGTCGGATGCTTGACACTGTCCCGTGGTTCGAAAGATGTATGTCACCATGGGTACCAAGCTGGATATATGACTAATATGTTTCCTGAAATGTGTTGGAATGACTTTGTAAATCTTCTTAATTACAACACAAATCTTGGATTCACCAAATGTTTATCATGGAATTGGTGAACATTATTGTCGCAGAACTAATTCGATCTAGGTAGTAAATAATTAGGAAACAGTTGGACAGAAATGGTCAATCTGTGTGTGTTTTAGTACATGCAAGAAGTATGGCTTAATTTTTCATGCTTTTTCAGAAAACAACGCAAGTATTGCGTTTTTTAACACTTGAAGAAACTACCGTCCCTCATTTCCCAGCTTCTCACATTTTTATTTCCTGCAATTCTAAAACATAAATATGTGAGCTCAAAAGTACAATACACGAATCCTAACTTGGGATTCATTTACATTGGTTTACCTTCAAATATCCCCTGTAAGACTTGATATCCGCAACTAAGAAAAGAGAAATTCGAAAAATGAAAGCCACTCCTTTTCAAGATTCATTTTCTCCTGATGTTTCACCAAGTACCTCCACAAGATTTCAGCATACAAATGATAAAGAATTCGGATACATCACTCCTCCTAGCATTGGAAACATTCCAACGAACAAAGCTTTGTTCGAGCTTCCTTTTGAATTAACCCAACACTTATCCGAAAGGTAACAACCCTTCGACTCAAGCATTTATTATCGAAGGTTGGGCCAATTTTTTTTGAGGTCTTTATAACAGAAACCAACATTCTGCAGGTCATGGCAGAGGCATTGGGAACATTTCTTTTAATGTTTTGTATTGGCGGGATCATAGGAAACATTGCTTTCATGGGAATTAAAGCAGGGCTAATGGAATACGCAGTAACAGCAGCTCTAACTGTAATAGTCTTAGTTTTCTCTATAGGTTCCATTTCTGGTGCTCATTTAAACCCTGCGCTGTAACTATTGCTTTTGCAACCGTTGGTCCATTTCCATTGTCAGAGGTAAAATTTCCAACACACGATCAAATTCTAATGAAACTTATCTATGCAAGGAGACTAGATTTACCCTTGTTTTAATCGCAATTTTTAAGGCTCCACTGTATGTTCTTGCACAAGCGGGAGgctcggttttgacagcatatATAGTACCATTAGTCTATGGCATTGAAGCTGAGATTATGATGACAAGGCCACTACATGGATGCACAGCAGCATTCTGGGTCGAATTTTTAGCCACGTTCATAGTCCTGTTCTTAACTACATCCTTGTTTACCGACCCTAAATCGGTATGTAAGACAATGCTATAATCGTCCTGCAATTCCATCCAACCAAAATGAAATAATGTGTAGAAACTGTCGTGCTCAATAATCTGATAGCTCGTGTTTTCTAAGATTTTGCTGCAATATGTCGTGTCCAAATGAAAACAAGAGTAAGTAAAGATAGTCGTTtcattccttttttttttccactgaaagatattaaaatttaacTTCTATTCTGTCCCTCATCCCCAAGACCGTGTTAAAGACACTAAACATAACACAAAACGAACTCTTGCAGCTGGGCCAGTTGTCTGGATTTGTCGCTGGAATAACCATTGGCCTTGGAGTGCTGATTACTGGGTAAAAACTGAATCATAACACATTGAACAAAGTTATTTCACATGAACTTTAATTTCTCTTCTTCATTCATTTATAGAAATTTTTGAATCCAGACCTGTTTCAGGAGGCTCAATGAATCCAGAAAGATCATGAGGACCCGCACTCATTTAATGGAGATCTGATCACTTGTGGGTGTATCTTTTCGCCCCAACTTTAGGGGCCATCGTCGGAGTTTCCGTTTACCGGATTTTACGGCTCCAAGGCTGGTCTTGCGAGTCTGAAATTTGTACAACCCCACTTCAAGGTAGTAGAGGATCCTTGCATTAGAACATGTAACAATTAAGCTGGTAACATCTGAACAATTTAATTTGATGTTTTAAGTTGGATGCTCCATTTCATGATCAAGTTTTACTTAATTTTCCAAGCCTTAACATAATTTTCACCGAGTTAAATTAGTTTCATTTAAAACGATAATTTGTGAATAATCATACTCCTATTTTCCTCGCTAATTTTTCTTGTCAAAGTTTCCACCACTGCATCAGTGTGATGTAAATTTTCTTTATATAGTCATATCACCAGCCtcctaattttttaaataaaaaatatcgaTACTTGTCACGTCCCGAGCTCAGGCCCGcgcctgcgtgactgcacaatggggtTATGGGCTcttatagcaactacttcgtattcgtcctcgctttacgaatATGATTAACTCAAGTTGCTTTAGAAATTCATTGCAagcccattataaactcattttaaatctttaatttttaagatgtgggacaaaTGGTATCACAATACTTATTCCATTtcgattttaaatatttaaatatagtaGACTAATTGATTTAACTACTTTTAGTGTCtaatcattgaaaatttttattccGTTAATATCGATGGTTAGATGTTGAATTTTCACTATTTAACAATACCATTCTTTTAAATCTCTTTTTAACTTGAGTAAGTTGTATATATTTCTCTACATTTTTTATTAGATTTATCGGACCAATATTTTTGAATTAAAGTAATAGAAAAATCTTAATTAATATCTTTTGTTCGATTTTATGagttataaattgataattagaaataataattgtcCTTGCATGGTGAAGAACGACCATAAAAAGTACTAATACAACTATATGATATTAAATATTTGTATCTTTTGCAGCTCTATTTGATCGGAGAGTTACAGCTGCAAAAGAACCCCTACCGATGATGTAAATGTTTGAATTCATGAGTGGACTAAactcataaaaattaataatctaaTCAAGATATAAAAATTTTTACTATCCAACCTTACCCACGCCAAACAAGGCCGTGCCAATATTACTGGGTTGCTGCAAATTCAAATGTGAATGAAGTTTCTTTCAATATTGAGAAGTGTAATCTCGAAATTATTGGCCCGGGGAATGTAATTTGCCACAAGTCAATTTCTATACATACGAGGTCACAGTATATACATGGCGGATAAATGGATAATTTACTCCAACCATTGAAACATTTGTTTGTCTCTAAAAAACCTATATATGAGTATTATGTTCCGTTCGGACAAGTACTTATAAAGCCACGACGGAGAAGCTGGTGGCGAGGTTCGTGAAGGCAAATCCATCGGCTGTTTCCATTCGGATCGGCGATGATGCCCTACAGTTACTACAAGAAGTCCATTGTGCAGCCTAGGTACTTTTTGTGACGAAAATTCTCGATATTGCAATTAGGACAGGCTCACTGCAGTTATTTGGATTGTGGAAATATGATTTCTTAATGACGACTTTGGTGATGATGGAATGATTCCCGATTGTCTTGAACTTTTTCTCATCTCCTGAGGCCTGGTATCTTGCCTCGGAGTCctgtttgaaatatatttttaatggaAAAAATTGGTTATGGTTAACCTATAACTGATATCAGGATGGAACATGCAGAGTAGGCTTTTGCAGCTGTATTTGAATGGAGAGGGTTTACTTACATTGATTGTAGGTGTTCTTTCTATAATTTGAAGTTTATATTTGATCTACGAATCAATGAATTCTTCTTTTCAGAATCTATAAATTCTAATCAAACCAAAGGAGAACAACAAGGCAATCTGTGCTATTATATAAAGTTGGCTTCAATAGGTTGAATTATTACATGGTGAAAAAATATCCTTTGCTGTGGACCACATTTAGAAATGGTTAAGGCACTTGGGACTTACACCGAAACATGGAAAAAATACTTgcgtcttatcaactgatgcATCACCTATTACAACTGAATATAGCAATTGATGTTAGGTAAAACAAATAAACAGATATAGCGGAAAATTATGCGTTATGGAGTCGGCTTCGAGTCGTGTAGGATACACACTTTCCTTTAGGCTTTATTTGCTCTCTGTTTTGTGCAAATAAATCAGATCAAAATATCCCGTAGGATAAGATGAAGAAACTATGCACTTTGAATTTTCTAGACACAAGATACGTAAGAAAGTTTATTGCAACTACAATCAATGTAAGTAAACCCTTGCAACTTTTTATAAGTTTCTTTGTTATGGCCGTACATGAATTAAACATTGCAACTTTTCATGTACGGCCTTTCGAAAAAGGTGTAAACAGTTACTTTTGAAAATGTATTGTTTCAATACAAATACAACTTTTTATACACACCTATTcaatatatatgaatatatctaACAATTGATCCGGCATTTGTTTTTGAGTAGGGGAGTGTTTGTTCATTGAATTATAGATTCGAGGCTTCGTTCCAAACTTAGAAACTCAAGACATCCATAACAAACAATAGGGAGGAGCTTAATTTATTGAAGAAGTAAATGATTTCTGAAGTGTTGCCCTTTTCTTGTCCATGTTAGCTGCTACGATGTTGCACGACTAACTAACGAGACTTTCTTTATCCGAATTCAGGCAAACATTAGATCTTCAATCCCCCTTTATTACCTTCATTATTCTAATATTTATTACAACTAGTTTGAtttattaaaactaaaattgttGAAATATTGATTTCATTTGAAAATGACGGAGCAACAACAAGGTTGGCCTCATTTGTTCAATTCTTGATTAATCATTGATTCACAATGTGATTTCATTTACACTATTTTTTTAGTAGAAGATATTTTTTTTCGGAATTTTGTATTTTCTTTCTATGCTGATTTATTGCTGCAAACATCTACTTTGTGTAgaaaaaatataacataaattttttggcattttgaattttctatattttaaataaaattaatgataacTTGTGTATTAAACTTATTTCAAAAGAGAGACCGAGCTTTAGCTCTAATGATCTCACCTTGTTTTTCTATTGTAGTGACTCAAATTCGAATAATCTGATCGTTagaataagattttttttttaaaaaaaactttattcCAAAAGCTAATGCACCTAATCACCAGGGATTCTAATGCCGCGTCACCAAGTAGTTCCTTATATTAGACGAAGGCAACTCATCCTCCTTCACGAAGAAAAAAGTATCTCTAGGAAAAAGCAACAAGCTTATATTTCACTCAGAAATGGCGTTTCTCCAATGGTGGCTCCTCCTTTCTCTGTTCCTACACTCCATTCTTCTCGCAAGATGCGATGGTAACTGATCTACTGAATTTCTAGCAAACCCATCTTCTTGAATGTTAAAAGACAAACAATTTGTGTTGCTTTGACTTAAATTCTTGGATTTGGGTTATGGCAATCTATGTATTGTGGTGATTTCTTTGTTGCTTTCAAAATGTTGTGATTTCAAGCCAATTGGGCGTCTTGATATCAACTTTTATCGACAACTTCGTGGTTCCATTCCTGGGTTTGAAGATCTGTTTTTGTTCGGAGATTAGTTCTTGATTCTCTCGAACAATATTCAGTTCTCTTATGTTTTAGACAAAACTAGTGGCTAGTTTTGTTGCTCTTATGTGCTCACGTTTTTAGCGGTGGTTAAGCTAGTAATGCATTTTAGGAACATATATTGTTGAGTAAAATTGATTACAGTAATCATTTTGAACCAAAATGGACAGAGGAAGAAAGATCAAGAAATTGTGGACTTCACTGTTTCATCTCTATTGTCTTTTGGTTTAAAGATCTGAACAATGTAAGGTCTCAATGGGGGTTACAAATCTGATCCCAAAATCAGCCAGAGGAAAATCTTGTCTTtgactttattatatattttgaggtGATAACTCGGATCTTTattattccttctgcagatgaGGACGACAATCTTCTTCAAGCGATTAACCAGTACAGAACATCCTTAAACTTGACAACATTAACCAAGAATGACCGAGCAGAATGTCTCAGCAGTAAAGTTGCACATCAATTCAAGGACCAACCTTGCACCAACACCACAGGTTCGAACACCATACCAGGCACCGAACCTCAGTACACAGACTTTCCAAACCTTCTTATAAAATGCCAGTTAAATTCCACCATTACAAGAGATGGACAAATCATGCCTGCTTGTGTTCCCAACCTCGATCCAAGTCTTGTCGCATCGAATTTCACAAAATCGCAATACACGCGCTATTTAAACGATTCCGCGTTCACTGGCGTTGGTATTGGTTCAGAAGGTAACTGGATAGTTGTCATTTTGACTACAAGCACATCTGATGGGAGTTACTCAGTGGGAACTAATTTGAACAATGACAGTGGAGCGTCCAGCCTTGCTTCTGTCGGCCATTTGGTGGTTTTATTTGCAGCATTTTTTGTATTACACTGAGTGGAGTTGGTCACTCGAGGTTGACAAATCTAATTACTTTTCCTTTTGGCTCGGGTATTTAGCAAAGTTCTTGTCTTAGAAAACTTTCTCTGAAGTTTCCAGTCTTGACAGGGACACGGAATATTGACGAAAGCTTGGTAAAAAGCTAAACATACATTGATGTGTGTTACTCGCATTTTGCAATATGTTCTCTCCATTCTTAGGCTCTTCCTGCCGTAAAAAGATATCTTCCTTTTCTATTCGGTTAACAAGGTGACATTTTCGTAATTTCGTGGACAACATTATTTGGATGAAATTTTATCACTGCCCAGTTCCAGACACGGGCTAAATATACAACTCATAGGCATTAACATGATATGTTGTGCATATCTAGTTCAGGCTCATTCCTAAACGTTATTTCTGCTAAATTCTGTTTCGATGATTGCTCATTGCTAAACATTATTTCTGCTAAATTCTGTTGCGATAATACAATCATGTGTACAACTAAGTTTATAAAagataaatatttgaatttatcggaCTCACCAAGAggtattatgatattttgatgGACCGGAAGCTTTAAAGTTTGTGCATTTAATTGCACGGTGATCATGCTGATGCTACTTAAGAGCTTTTTAACTTCGGTCTTGTTGGTCTTGTTATCAACAAGAACCTCCTTAGTGCGATCATTAGGACCCATGTTGTCTTTGTGACCTTCTCCTTTATCATCAAAAGCAGAGCTGAGCTTAAGACAGTCTTCAGCATTTGAGCCTGTAGCCCTTTGAAGAAACCGAGTAACCCTTCTTTTTCCCAAATGGAGTAAAAAGTTCCAGACAGTGTCTTACGGGATTTAAGTTGAGCGCTACCCTCGTCACTTTCATCTGACTTGGCCGACTGAATCATCACCTTACATCTGTTCAGAAATGAAAAAGCAACTTCATCAATAGAACTCAACTAACAAGTAAGATAAATTCACTAGGTCTTTCGATCACCTTATAGCTGGGTAGGTCATACAGGTAGCAATGCATTTCGAGACTGCACCCACCACAAAGGCAGAAAATGCAGAAAGTGCTTCTGGAGATGATATACCATCTCTCTGTTCGCTCGTTCTGTTCTTTAACAGTCTCTGCTTCAACTGATCAAACACGGTATACTGCATGGCTTTGTAATTTCCATTAGAATTGCTTTTGAATATATTTAGTTATCCACTTTCAGAAATGGAACTCTAAAGAACAAGTATCAACCTGTATGGACGGATTTGTTGTAAGAAGAAGAGAGATTCCTAGACCATCAAATGCCTCACTCCAAGTTCCCTCAGAGAGGGACTTCCAAAGGCCTTTGGATTTCCCAAAATCACTAGTTTGCATTCTTGATGATACTGTATCAAGAGGCTGATCAATAAAACCATAATCAGGCTACCAAATTCAGACATAGTAATACATACACCAAAAATATTAACGTTAAACTGGCAGGTCGAGACTCGCTATAATAAAAATATCCAAGATCCTTCGTATTACCAACCAGGGGACTAAAACCTTATAGACTTCAACCCTTTTTCATTATtcaacataaaataaataaacactcGTAATGCAAACAGAATGGTGCTGGCTTTTTTGCAAATGGGAATAGGGAAATTCCAGACATACCTGCGTTACGATGGCCGTGCATgtgccagcagcagcagcaatgACCAGATTAGCTGCAGTTCCTATAGATTTGGATCCGCTTTCTCTTAAATACAATCTCTTAAAGAAACTATATCCATAGAAATAGACAAACTGTGAAATGAGAGCCTGCAGGTTCTTAGTTCCCAGGCCTTGATACAAGGAAAGTACTTGATGCCTGGAAACTGCTTCCCAGAACACATCCGAAATATTCCTGTTAGAATAAAAGTCATAGACTCAGCTTATTTAAGACAGCTGCTGCTTAGCTGACGAATGAGAGACATAGGCACAGAAGCTCTTCAAATTGTATGCTGTTACCATGTCATGTTGATGTGAGGACGTCACAGCAAACTAAGGTACCCTTTTCACCAATCTCAAACCCAATTCACAAAACGGTCTAAAATTGCATATACAGAGTTTTTGAAATTAGCAAaagcaataattccaaacactgATATTTGGAGACAGCCAAGTTAATCTAAAATCTCAATGCTGCCATGGAATATGCTCGAGTCTATTTCTGTTTAAATCTCAAACCTCACGAGTCATAAATACTTGCAAAAGTAACAAGTCTGCATTGTTTAGCTTTCGCACCATTGAATTTTTGAGTCTTTTTCAATCCCCGTGTTCCGAATAATAATTAGAGTCACAGTTTTTCCGACAAAAAAGTTGCCTGATTGAAATACATAGGTAATATAAcgcaaaaatttatttaattgatgaaaTATCAAATAGTGTCCATCAACACTGTCTCTCCCCTTAAACTTCATCCCAGTAAACATGAAGAAAAGACGCGATTTCTAGTTTCCCAACTTCTTCAGGGACGttatgaccagatgacaaaaaAGGCATCCACTTAATTCAAACACCCAAGATTTCGCATCACCCACCAAAATGATGAAATCAAGCACACAAGCAAACCAAAACTATTCTCCCAGTAAACAAACACTTCCCCGTCCCATGCTAAAAAGGGGGGAGCATAATTCATTATAAGGATAAAAACTCTACACGACATCTAAAGTTTACatgttaaaaaaaagaaaagaatcaTGATAGAAGTAGATGTAAATCACCAGCATGACGCAGAAAATGTACCTAATTGcctataaattaaaattatcaaccACAACACCTAAAGAAGACAAAACCTGTATTTTTGGTAATGGTGAGCTCGATTTTCAGCTTGATACTTCGTCTTGCAAGTGTCGAGAGGATACAAAATGGTGGTGCTGACCAGAGCACCCACCGCACCCGACGTCGCCTCCACTAGAGACTCCAGATCCAAATCCATCGAAAAGATCAACCTTTTcacccccaaaaaaaaaaaaaaatcaaatccaATTAATGAAGAGAAACAGAAACAGTCAAAGTTCAGATCAAATAACTTGCCGCCTTTCCGGCGATCGCGCTCCTACCACGGTAAAAATGAGTGGAGAACAAAACCTTGAAAGTCAGTGCAACGGCGGCGGAATCCAACAGTGAAGTCCAATGGACCACGACGGTCCGTGGTGGGTGCTTTTATGCCCGCCGCCGAGAATTGGGTTGGATAATCGATCGTCTTGGGATTACCAACGTGACGGCATTTTTGCTTTTGTTTCATC
This window contains:
- the LOC142518029 gene encoding putative GPI-anchored protein At5g19250 translates to MAFLQWWLLLSLFLHSILLARCDDEDDNLLQAINQYRTSLNLTTLTKNDRAECLSSKVAHQFKDQPCTNTTGSNTIPGTEPQYTDFPNLLIKCQLNSTITRDGQIMPACVPNLDPSLVASNFTKSQYTRYLNDSAFTGVGIGSEGNWIVVILTTSTSDGSYSVGTNLNNDSGASSLASVGHLVVLFAAFFVLH
- the LOC142518028 gene encoding peroxisomal adenine nucleotide carrier 1-like → MDLDLESLVEATSGAVGALVSTTILYPLDTCKTKYQAENRAHHYQKYRNISDVFWEAVSRHQVLSLYQGLGTKNLQALISQFVYFYGYSFFKRLYLRESGSKSIGTAANLVIAAAAGTCTAIVTQPLDTVSSRMQTSDFGKSKGLWKSLSEGTWSEAFDGLGISLLLTTNPSIQYTVFDQLKQRLLKNRTSEQRDGISSPEALSAFSAFVVGAVSKCIATCMTYPAIRCKVMIQSAKSDESDEGSAQLKSRKTLSGTFYSIWEKEGLLGFFKGLQAQMLKTVLSSALLLMIKEKVTKTTWVLMIALRRFLLITRPTRPKLKSS